From a single Seriola aureovittata isolate HTS-2021-v1 ecotype China chromosome 18, ASM2101889v1, whole genome shotgun sequence genomic region:
- the ric1 gene encoding guanine nucleotide exchange factor subunit RIC1 isoform X2, producing MYFLTGWPRRLLCPLRSEEEPFHIQPSSQRFYFAVLSETQLSVWFSRPSVLIVSYIESAKAAAQFGFYQKAEWKPDDSMIAVATAKGYILLFDVLGGGDDKYLYEPVYPKGSPRVKVTPGYKEEQCAPALSLEMKKPVDLEAPITSLQSLQEDLLVCTADGYLHVLHWDGIGSNGRKAICLTTIPFSLDLQSARGGPSLDLEGVYIRCMEYCVTLDGFAVVLSDGRLGFITPLSNTITADLQGVWAADVTDGTCVAVNNKYRLMAFGCASGSVLVYMIDTTTGSMQLSHKLELTPKHYPDIYNKTGPVKLICWSPDYSVAMVTWECGGLSLWSVFGAHLICTLGEDFAYRSDGTKKDPIKISSMSWGAEGYHLWVLPNKQERRRQEEQEEVEMVEPPQSSLQAGILQFHFIKSALTVNPCTSNQEQVLLHGEDRLYLTCGDPTQVHSTSDSHPHTHLHPCDGSPLHHPPNPDSALSQGLSTLLGHKHWHVVQIHSTYLESNWPIRFAAIDTAGQCMAVAGRRGFAHYSLYTRKWKLFGNITQEQNMTVTGGLAWWNDFVVVACYNFIDQQEQLRLYQRSSNLDNAFASVTKLHSDTLLLNVFRDMVILFRADCSICLYSIERRNDSPNPSASVELLQEVSMSRYIPHPALVVSVTLTSVRTETGITLKAPQQACMAESIMLNLAGQLIMLQRDRSGPQVREKETPANNKKLLPFCPPVVLAQCVENVWTTCRSNRKKRHLLEALWLSCGEAGMKVWLPLFPRDHRKPHSFLSRRIMLPFHINIYPLAVLFEDALVLGATNETVLYDGLQGSSEPLEALFPYCTVERTSQIYLHHILRQLLVRNLGEQALMLAQSCASLPYFPHVMELMVHVVLEEEATSREPIPDPLLPTVAKFITEFPLFLQTIVHCARKTEYALWNYLFAAVGNPKDLFEECLMAQDLDTAASYLIILQNMEVPAVSRQHATLLFNTALEQGKWDLCRHMIRFLKAIGSGEMETPPPTPTTQEPSSTGGFEFFRNRSISLSQSADSITTGKFNLQKTFSMPAGPSAKGRDVECAENMYIDMMLWRHARHLLEQVRLRDLGCFSAQLGFELIGWLCRERNRVAHVDDFVSALKRLHKDFLWPFPVNPAGSLSSPLKNGRCRTVLSTRLLKSQSADSLLNSDMDTVPPQAAPTNHNWLDRLGQRPKDMDTASSAHSNQHSPQTQDAFLSLLTNKVEEYSIGSATDLTETSSVVDGDWTMVDENSSTLSLSQAELEHISMELANKGPHKSQVQLRYLLHVFMEAGCLEWCVVIGLILRDANVIKQVIGFLDSPEVPQETVQSVRNGLLAVDTWASTDCLGYKPFLNLIQPQLQQLLDSSPEQVQPEAFQPTSQSSKLGGSEGLGGAAVPRPEDSRGVAAPLGLALPSLEPAGGFPRPPSEDCPPEQTEEQGEEEGNYDCTLS from the exons aCTGCCAAAGGCTACATCCTCCTGTTTGATGTGCTGGGTGGAGGGGATGACAAGTACCTCTATGAGCCTGTCTATCCAAA GGGAAGTCCTCGTGTGAAGGTGACCCCAGGTTATAAGGAGGAGCAATGTGCCCCCGCTCTGTCTTTAGAGATGAAGAAGCCTGTGGATCTGGAGGCTCCCATCACCAG TCTGCAGTCCCTCCAGGAGGACTTACTGGTGTGTACAGCAGACGGCTACCTCCATGTTCTGCACTGGGATGGGATAGGCAGCAATGGACGCAAGGCTATCTGCCTCACTACAATCCCCTTCTCACTAGACCTGCAGTCTGCTCGAG gtggtcCCTCTCTGGACCTGGAGGGAGTGTATATCCGTTGTATGGAGTATTGTGTGACCCTGGATGGATTCGCTGTGGTTCTGAGTGACGGACGTCTGGGCTTCATCACACCGCTCAGCAACACCATCACTGCAGAC ctgcagggcGTCTGGGCCGCAGACGTCACTGATGGCACCTGTGTGGCTGTCAACAACAAGTACAGACTGATGGCTTTTGGCTGCGCCAG CGGCTCAGTACTGGTCTACATGATAGACACCACAACAGGATCCATGCAGCTCTCCCACAAACTGGAGCTCACACCAAAACACTATCCAG ACATCTATAACAAGACGGGTCCAGTCAAGCTCATCTGTTGGTCACCTGACTACagcgttgccatggttacatgGGAGTGCGGTGGCTTATCGCTGTGGAGTGTCTTTGGAGCTCACCTCATCTGCACTCTTGGAGAGGATTTTGC GTATCGTTCCGATGGTACCAAAAAGGACCCCATTAAAATCAGCTCCATG AGCTGGGGAGCAGAGGGTTACCACCTATGGGTGCTCCCTAACAagcaagagaggaggaggcaggaagagcaggaggaggtggagatggtTGAACCCCCTCAATCCTCCCTGCAGGCCGGCATACTGCAGTTCCACTTCATCAAGAGTGCCCTCACAGTCAACCCCTGCACG AGTAACCAGGAGCAGGTGTTACTCCATGGTGAAGATCGCCTCTACCTGACCTGTGGTGACCCCACGCAGGTCCACAGCACCTCTGACtcacacccgcacacacacttacacccATGTGACGGCAGCCCGCTGCATCACCCCCCCAACCCCGACTCCGCTCTCTCTCAGGGACTCAGCACTTTACTGGGACACAAGCACTGGCACGTGGTCCAG atTCACAGCACATACCTAGAGAGCAACTGGCCTATACGg tttgcAGCCATAGACACAGCAGGCCAGTGCATGGCTGTAGCAGGGAGGCGGGGCTTTGCACACTACTCCTTATATACAAGGAAATGGAAGCTGTTTGGAAATATCACTCAG gAGCAGAACATGACGGTGACGGGAGGTCTGGCTTGGTGGAACGACTTTGTGGTGGTGGCCTGCTACAATTTTATAGACCAGCAAGAGCAG TTGAGGCTGTATCAACGCTCATCCAACCTGGACAACGCCTTTGCCTCGGTCACTAAGCTGCACTCAGACACTCTGCTGCTCAACGTCTTCAGAGACATGGTCATCCTGTTTAGAGCTGACTGCTCCATCTGCCTCTATAGCATTGAGAGGAGGAACGACAG TCCAAACCCGTCAGCCAGCGTGGAGTTGCTGCAGGAAGTGTCGATGTCTCGCTACATCCCTCACCCGGCCCTCGTGGTCTCTGTCACACTCACGTCTGTGCGCACAGAGACTGGCATCACGTTGAAAGCCCCGCAGCAG GCCTGCATGGCAGAAAGCATCATGTTGAATCTGGCTGGCCAGTTGATCATGCTACAGAGGGACCGTTCAGGACCACAGGTACGAGAAAAGGAGACACCCGCTAATAACAAGAAGCTG cTACCATTTTGTCCTCCTGTAGTGTTGGCCCAGTGTGTGGAGAATGTGTGGACCACCTGTCGCTCCAACAGGAAGAAGCGCCACCTGCTGGAGGCCCTGTGGCTGTCATGCGGTGAAGCCGGCATGAAAGTGTGGCTGCCGCTGTTCCCCCGAGACCACCGCAAGCCCCACTCCTTCCTCTCCAGACGCATCATGCTGCCCTTCCACATCAACATCTACCCTCTGGCCGTGCTGTTTGAGGATGCCCTGGTACTGGGGGCGACCAATGAGACTGTGCTCTATGACGGGCTGCAGGGATCCTCAGAGCCGCTGGAGGCGCTGTTCCCTTACTGCACAGTAGAGAGGACCTCCCAGATCTACCTCCACCACATCCTGAGGCAGCTGCTGGTTCGCAATCTGGGTGAACAG GCTTTGATGCTGGCTCAGTCATGTGCCTCCCTCCCCTACTTCCCCCATGTCATGGAGCTGATGGTGCATGTGGTTCTGGAAGAAGAGGCAACATCGCGGGAGCCCATCCCCGACCCTCTGCTTCCCACTGTGGCCAAGTTCATCACAGAGTTCCCCCTCTTTCTTCAGACCATCGTCCACTGCGCCAGGAAGACGGAGTATGCCCTGTGGAACTACCTGTTTGCAGCTGTGGGAAACCCCAAAGATCTGTTTGAGGAGTGTCTCATGGCTCAAGACCTGGACACAGCAGCCTCTTATCTGATTATACTGCAG AACATGGAGGTTCCAGCAGTGAGCAGACAGCACGCCACCCTGCTCTTCAACACGGCGTTAGAACAGGGCAAGTGGGACCTCTGCCGACACATGATCCGATTCCTCAAAGCCATTGGCTCAGGAGAGATGGAGACTCCACCCCCAACACCCACAACTCAG GAACCCAGCTCAACTGGAGGGTTTGAGTTCTTCAGAAATCGCAGCATAAGTTTGTCTCAGTCGGCAGACTCCATCACCACAGGAAAGTTCAACCTGCAGAAGACCTTCAGTATGCCTGCTGGACCCTCTGCTAAAGg TCGGGACGTGGAGTGCGCGGAGAACATGTACATTGATATGATGCTCTGGCGCCACGCCCGTCACCTCCTGGAGCAGGTGCGCCTTCGCGACCTGGGATGCTTCTCGGCACAGCTGGGCTTCGAACTCATCGGCTGGTTGTGTCGAGAACGAAACCGCGTGGCTCACGTTGACGATTTTGTGTCGGCGTTGAAGAGACTCCATAAAGATTTTCTCTGGCCGTTCCCTGTTAATCCTGCAGGAAGCCTCAGCTCGCCCCTGAAGAACGGACGGTGTCGCACAG TGCTGAGCACTCGGCTGTTGAAGTCACAGTCAGCTGACAGCCTGTTGAACAGCGACATGGACACAGTGCCACCTCAGGCAGCCCCCACCAACCACAACTGGCTGGACAGGCTTGGGCAAAGGCCCAAAGACATGGACACGGCCTCGTCCGCTCACTCCAACCAGCactcaccacagacacaggacgcCTTCCTGTCACTGCTCACCAACAAAG TGGAGGAGTACAGCATCGGCTCGGCCACAGACCTGACTGAGACCAGCTCAGTGGTGGACGGTGACTGGACGATGGTGGACGAGAACTCCTCCACTCTGAGCCTGAGCCAGGCCGAGCTGGAGCACATCTCCATGGAGCTGGCCAACAAGGGCCCGCACAAGTCGCAGGTGCAGCTCAG gTACCTGCTACATGTGTTCATGGAGGCCGGCTGTCTGGAGTGGTGCGTAGTGATTGGTCTGATCTTGCGGGATGCAAACGTGATCAAGCAGGTGATCGGCTTCCTGGACAGCCCAGAGGTTCCCCAAGAGACTGTGCAGAGTGTCCGAAACGGCTTATTGGCTGTCGACACATGGGCTTCCACTGACTG CCTGGGATACAAACCTTTTCTCAACCTGATCCAGccgcagctgcagcagctgttggaCTCTTCGCCCGAGCAGGTGCAGCCCGAAGCCTTCCAGCCCACCAGCCAGAGCTCCAAACTGGGCGGCTCCGAGGGGCTGGGAGGTGCTGCTGTGCCCCGACCCGAGGACAGCAGAGGAGTAGCGGCTCCTCTGGGCCTGGCCCTACCCTCCCTTGAACCTGCGGGAGGGTTTCCTCGTCCGCCCTCTGAGGACTGTCCTCCggagcagacagaggagcagggagaggaggagggaaactACGACTGCACCTTGTCCTGA
- the ric1 gene encoding guanine nucleotide exchange factor subunit RIC1 isoform X1, whose amino-acid sequence MYFLTGWPRRLLCPLRSEEEPFHIQPSSQRFYFAVLSETQLSVWFSRPSVLIVSYIESAKAAAQFGFYQKAEWKPDDSMIAVATAKGYILLFDVLGGGDDKYLYEPVYPKGSPRVKVTPGYKEEQCAPALSLEMKKPVDLEAPITSLQSLQEDLLVCTADGYLHVLHWDGIGSNGRKAICLTTIPFSLDLQSARGGPSLDLEGVYIRCMEYCVTLDGFAVVLSDGRLGFITPLSNTITADQLQGVWAADVTDGTCVAVNNKYRLMAFGCASGSVLVYMIDTTTGSMQLSHKLELTPKHYPDIYNKTGPVKLICWSPDYSVAMVTWECGGLSLWSVFGAHLICTLGEDFAYRSDGTKKDPIKISSMSWGAEGYHLWVLPNKQERRRQEEQEEVEMVEPPQSSLQAGILQFHFIKSALTVNPCTSNQEQVLLHGEDRLYLTCGDPTQVHSTSDSHPHTHLHPCDGSPLHHPPNPDSALSQGLSTLLGHKHWHVVQIHSTYLESNWPIRFAAIDTAGQCMAVAGRRGFAHYSLYTRKWKLFGNITQEQNMTVTGGLAWWNDFVVVACYNFIDQQEQLRLYQRSSNLDNAFASVTKLHSDTLLLNVFRDMVILFRADCSICLYSIERRNDSPNPSASVELLQEVSMSRYIPHPALVVSVTLTSVRTETGITLKAPQQACMAESIMLNLAGQLIMLQRDRSGPQVREKETPANNKKLLPFCPPVVLAQCVENVWTTCRSNRKKRHLLEALWLSCGEAGMKVWLPLFPRDHRKPHSFLSRRIMLPFHINIYPLAVLFEDALVLGATNETVLYDGLQGSSEPLEALFPYCTVERTSQIYLHHILRQLLVRNLGEQALMLAQSCASLPYFPHVMELMVHVVLEEEATSREPIPDPLLPTVAKFITEFPLFLQTIVHCARKTEYALWNYLFAAVGNPKDLFEECLMAQDLDTAASYLIILQNMEVPAVSRQHATLLFNTALEQGKWDLCRHMIRFLKAIGSGEMETPPPTPTTQEPSSTGGFEFFRNRSISLSQSADSITTGKFNLQKTFSMPAGPSAKGRDVECAENMYIDMMLWRHARHLLEQVRLRDLGCFSAQLGFELIGWLCRERNRVAHVDDFVSALKRLHKDFLWPFPVNPAGSLSSPLKNGRCRTVLSTRLLKSQSADSLLNSDMDTVPPQAAPTNHNWLDRLGQRPKDMDTASSAHSNQHSPQTQDAFLSLLTNKVEEYSIGSATDLTETSSVVDGDWTMVDENSSTLSLSQAELEHISMELANKGPHKSQVQLRYLLHVFMEAGCLEWCVVIGLILRDANVIKQVIGFLDSPEVPQETVQSVRNGLLAVDTWASTDCLGYKPFLNLIQPQLQQLLDSSPEQVQPEAFQPTSQSSKLGGSEGLGGAAVPRPEDSRGVAAPLGLALPSLEPAGGFPRPPSEDCPPEQTEEQGEEEGNYDCTLS is encoded by the exons aCTGCCAAAGGCTACATCCTCCTGTTTGATGTGCTGGGTGGAGGGGATGACAAGTACCTCTATGAGCCTGTCTATCCAAA GGGAAGTCCTCGTGTGAAGGTGACCCCAGGTTATAAGGAGGAGCAATGTGCCCCCGCTCTGTCTTTAGAGATGAAGAAGCCTGTGGATCTGGAGGCTCCCATCACCAG TCTGCAGTCCCTCCAGGAGGACTTACTGGTGTGTACAGCAGACGGCTACCTCCATGTTCTGCACTGGGATGGGATAGGCAGCAATGGACGCAAGGCTATCTGCCTCACTACAATCCCCTTCTCACTAGACCTGCAGTCTGCTCGAG gtggtcCCTCTCTGGACCTGGAGGGAGTGTATATCCGTTGTATGGAGTATTGTGTGACCCTGGATGGATTCGCTGTGGTTCTGAGTGACGGACGTCTGGGCTTCATCACACCGCTCAGCAACACCATCACTGCAGAC cagctgcagggcGTCTGGGCCGCAGACGTCACTGATGGCACCTGTGTGGCTGTCAACAACAAGTACAGACTGATGGCTTTTGGCTGCGCCAG CGGCTCAGTACTGGTCTACATGATAGACACCACAACAGGATCCATGCAGCTCTCCCACAAACTGGAGCTCACACCAAAACACTATCCAG ACATCTATAACAAGACGGGTCCAGTCAAGCTCATCTGTTGGTCACCTGACTACagcgttgccatggttacatgGGAGTGCGGTGGCTTATCGCTGTGGAGTGTCTTTGGAGCTCACCTCATCTGCACTCTTGGAGAGGATTTTGC GTATCGTTCCGATGGTACCAAAAAGGACCCCATTAAAATCAGCTCCATG AGCTGGGGAGCAGAGGGTTACCACCTATGGGTGCTCCCTAACAagcaagagaggaggaggcaggaagagcaggaggaggtggagatggtTGAACCCCCTCAATCCTCCCTGCAGGCCGGCATACTGCAGTTCCACTTCATCAAGAGTGCCCTCACAGTCAACCCCTGCACG AGTAACCAGGAGCAGGTGTTACTCCATGGTGAAGATCGCCTCTACCTGACCTGTGGTGACCCCACGCAGGTCCACAGCACCTCTGACtcacacccgcacacacacttacacccATGTGACGGCAGCCCGCTGCATCACCCCCCCAACCCCGACTCCGCTCTCTCTCAGGGACTCAGCACTTTACTGGGACACAAGCACTGGCACGTGGTCCAG atTCACAGCACATACCTAGAGAGCAACTGGCCTATACGg tttgcAGCCATAGACACAGCAGGCCAGTGCATGGCTGTAGCAGGGAGGCGGGGCTTTGCACACTACTCCTTATATACAAGGAAATGGAAGCTGTTTGGAAATATCACTCAG gAGCAGAACATGACGGTGACGGGAGGTCTGGCTTGGTGGAACGACTTTGTGGTGGTGGCCTGCTACAATTTTATAGACCAGCAAGAGCAG TTGAGGCTGTATCAACGCTCATCCAACCTGGACAACGCCTTTGCCTCGGTCACTAAGCTGCACTCAGACACTCTGCTGCTCAACGTCTTCAGAGACATGGTCATCCTGTTTAGAGCTGACTGCTCCATCTGCCTCTATAGCATTGAGAGGAGGAACGACAG TCCAAACCCGTCAGCCAGCGTGGAGTTGCTGCAGGAAGTGTCGATGTCTCGCTACATCCCTCACCCGGCCCTCGTGGTCTCTGTCACACTCACGTCTGTGCGCACAGAGACTGGCATCACGTTGAAAGCCCCGCAGCAG GCCTGCATGGCAGAAAGCATCATGTTGAATCTGGCTGGCCAGTTGATCATGCTACAGAGGGACCGTTCAGGACCACAGGTACGAGAAAAGGAGACACCCGCTAATAACAAGAAGCTG cTACCATTTTGTCCTCCTGTAGTGTTGGCCCAGTGTGTGGAGAATGTGTGGACCACCTGTCGCTCCAACAGGAAGAAGCGCCACCTGCTGGAGGCCCTGTGGCTGTCATGCGGTGAAGCCGGCATGAAAGTGTGGCTGCCGCTGTTCCCCCGAGACCACCGCAAGCCCCACTCCTTCCTCTCCAGACGCATCATGCTGCCCTTCCACATCAACATCTACCCTCTGGCCGTGCTGTTTGAGGATGCCCTGGTACTGGGGGCGACCAATGAGACTGTGCTCTATGACGGGCTGCAGGGATCCTCAGAGCCGCTGGAGGCGCTGTTCCCTTACTGCACAGTAGAGAGGACCTCCCAGATCTACCTCCACCACATCCTGAGGCAGCTGCTGGTTCGCAATCTGGGTGAACAG GCTTTGATGCTGGCTCAGTCATGTGCCTCCCTCCCCTACTTCCCCCATGTCATGGAGCTGATGGTGCATGTGGTTCTGGAAGAAGAGGCAACATCGCGGGAGCCCATCCCCGACCCTCTGCTTCCCACTGTGGCCAAGTTCATCACAGAGTTCCCCCTCTTTCTTCAGACCATCGTCCACTGCGCCAGGAAGACGGAGTATGCCCTGTGGAACTACCTGTTTGCAGCTGTGGGAAACCCCAAAGATCTGTTTGAGGAGTGTCTCATGGCTCAAGACCTGGACACAGCAGCCTCTTATCTGATTATACTGCAG AACATGGAGGTTCCAGCAGTGAGCAGACAGCACGCCACCCTGCTCTTCAACACGGCGTTAGAACAGGGCAAGTGGGACCTCTGCCGACACATGATCCGATTCCTCAAAGCCATTGGCTCAGGAGAGATGGAGACTCCACCCCCAACACCCACAACTCAG GAACCCAGCTCAACTGGAGGGTTTGAGTTCTTCAGAAATCGCAGCATAAGTTTGTCTCAGTCGGCAGACTCCATCACCACAGGAAAGTTCAACCTGCAGAAGACCTTCAGTATGCCTGCTGGACCCTCTGCTAAAGg TCGGGACGTGGAGTGCGCGGAGAACATGTACATTGATATGATGCTCTGGCGCCACGCCCGTCACCTCCTGGAGCAGGTGCGCCTTCGCGACCTGGGATGCTTCTCGGCACAGCTGGGCTTCGAACTCATCGGCTGGTTGTGTCGAGAACGAAACCGCGTGGCTCACGTTGACGATTTTGTGTCGGCGTTGAAGAGACTCCATAAAGATTTTCTCTGGCCGTTCCCTGTTAATCCTGCAGGAAGCCTCAGCTCGCCCCTGAAGAACGGACGGTGTCGCACAG TGCTGAGCACTCGGCTGTTGAAGTCACAGTCAGCTGACAGCCTGTTGAACAGCGACATGGACACAGTGCCACCTCAGGCAGCCCCCACCAACCACAACTGGCTGGACAGGCTTGGGCAAAGGCCCAAAGACATGGACACGGCCTCGTCCGCTCACTCCAACCAGCactcaccacagacacaggacgcCTTCCTGTCACTGCTCACCAACAAAG TGGAGGAGTACAGCATCGGCTCGGCCACAGACCTGACTGAGACCAGCTCAGTGGTGGACGGTGACTGGACGATGGTGGACGAGAACTCCTCCACTCTGAGCCTGAGCCAGGCCGAGCTGGAGCACATCTCCATGGAGCTGGCCAACAAGGGCCCGCACAAGTCGCAGGTGCAGCTCAG gTACCTGCTACATGTGTTCATGGAGGCCGGCTGTCTGGAGTGGTGCGTAGTGATTGGTCTGATCTTGCGGGATGCAAACGTGATCAAGCAGGTGATCGGCTTCCTGGACAGCCCAGAGGTTCCCCAAGAGACTGTGCAGAGTGTCCGAAACGGCTTATTGGCTGTCGACACATGGGCTTCCACTGACTG CCTGGGATACAAACCTTTTCTCAACCTGATCCAGccgcagctgcagcagctgttggaCTCTTCGCCCGAGCAGGTGCAGCCCGAAGCCTTCCAGCCCACCAGCCAGAGCTCCAAACTGGGCGGCTCCGAGGGGCTGGGAGGTGCTGCTGTGCCCCGACCCGAGGACAGCAGAGGAGTAGCGGCTCCTCTGGGCCTGGCCCTACCCTCCCTTGAACCTGCGGGAGGGTTTCCTCGTCCGCCCTCTGAGGACTGTCCTCCggagcagacagaggagcagggagaggaggagggaaactACGACTGCACCTTGTCCTGA